A window from Saccharomyces eubayanus strain FM1318 chromosome XIV, whole genome shotgun sequence encodes these proteins:
- the PCL1 gene encoding Pcl1p → MCEYSKALHILLKSPVTDDIIKFLTDTTLRVLPSSNYPTPPCSPGGKPVARLPSLMTFITRLVRYTNVYTPTLLTAVCYLNKLKRILPKDATGLPSTIHRIFLACLILSAKFHNDSSPLNKHWAKYTDGLFTLDDINLMERQLLQLLNWDLRVDTEDLILDLQPLLEPIKQDLVRSSDQRKRIGMMMAMNKRASAGTSPIASNNRFKLYEKQRNVSIASDLSSATLVDSCNDLRRLKDVTNIPNSTRTNSNYVKSVERWNDNVNRQSWDLEQIMSQHGF, encoded by the coding sequence atgTGTGAATACAGCAAAGCTCTACATATTCTGCTCAAGTCTCCAGTCACGGACGACATAATAAAATTCTTAACCGACACCACGTTGAGGGTCCTGCCCTCGAGCAACTACCCAACGCCTCCCTGCTCTCCAGGCGGGAAGCCCGTGGCCAGGTTGCCATCGCTGATGACTTTCATCACCAGACTGGTCAGATACACCAATGTGTACACGCCCACGCTGCTCACTGCCGTGTGCTATCTGAACAAGCTGAAGCGCATCCTTCCCAAGGACGCAACTGGGCTGCCCTCCACCATCCATCGTATTTTCTTGGCCTGTTTGATACTGAGTGCCAAGTTCCACAACGACTCTTCGCCCTTGAACAAGCACTGGGCCAAGTACACAGACGGTCTTTTCACGCTAGACGATATCAACCTCATGGAAAGACAGCTGCTGCAGCTGCTGAACTGGGACCTCAGGGTCGACACTGAAGACTTGATCCTGGATCTACAGCCTCTACTGGAGCCCATCAAGCAGGACTTGGTGAGGTCCAGCgaccaaagaaagagaatagGCATGATGATGGCCATGAACAAGAGGGCCAGTGCAGGCACAAGTCCTATCGCTTCCAACAATAGATTCAAGCTTTAcgaaaagcaaagaaacgTGTCTATTGCATCGGACCTAAGTTCTGCCACGCTTGTTGACAGTTGTAACGACCTAAGAAGGCTGAAAGACGTCACCAATATACCGAACAGCACGCGTACCAACAGCAACTACGTGAAGTCTGTGGAGAGGTGGAACGACAACGTCAACAGACAAAGTTGGGATCTGGAACAGATCATGAGCCAGCATGGGTTTTAA
- the RFC3 gene encoding replication factor C subunit 3, with product MQGRDTPTRRIQGRMSINTGKKSKENLPWVEKYRPETLDEVYGQNEVITTVRKFVDEGKLPHLLFYGPPGTGKTSTIVALAREIYGKNYSNMVLELNASDDRGIDVVRNQIKDFASTRQIFSKGFKLIILDEADAMTNAAQNALRRVIERYTKNTRFCVLANYAHKLTPALLSRCTRFRFQPLPQEAIERRIANVLVYEKLKLSPDAEKALIELSNGDMRRVLNVLQSCKATLDNPDSEEISDDVIYECCGAPRPADLKIVLKSMLEDDWGTAHYTLNKIRSAKGLALIDLIEGIVKILEEYDLQSEETRVQLLTRLADIEYSISKGGNDQIQGSAVIGAVKTSFEHEAAEAKV from the coding sequence ATGCAAGGAAGGGATACCCCAACAAGACGGATTCAGGGAAGGATGTCAATAAATACGGGCAAGAAGAGCAAAGAGAACCTTCCATGGGTCGAGAAATACAGACCTGAAACGCTGGACGAAGTTTATGGACAGAACGAGGTGATCACCACGGTTCGTAAATTTGTAGACGAGGGCAAGTTGCCGCACCTTTTGTTCTACGGGCCTCCAGGAACCGGTAAGACCTCTACAATCGTTGCTCTGGCGCGTGAGATATACGGAAAGAACTACTCTAACATGGTTCTGGAGCTAAATGCATCTGACGATAGAGGCATTGACGTGGTGAGGAACCAGATCAAAGACTTCGCCTCCACAAGACAGATCTTCTCTAAGGGATTCAAGTTGATCATACTAGATGAGGCAGACGCCATGACGAATGCCGCGCAGAACGCATTGAGAAGAGTCATCGAACGGTACACCAAGAACACACGGTTTTGCGTTTTGGCCAATTACGCACACAAGCTTACTCCTGCGTTGCTGAGTAGGTGCACGCGGTTCAGGTTCCAACCTTTGCCCCAGGAGGCCATTGAACGCCGGATAGCCAACGTGTTGGTGTACGAGAAGCTGAAACTATCGCCGGACGCGGAAAAAGCTCTGATAGAGCTTTCCAACGGTGACATGAGACGTGTGTTGAACGTCCTGCAATCGTGCAAGGCCACTCTAGACAACCCTGACAGCGAAGAGATCAGCGACGATGTCATCTACGAATGCTGCGGGGCTCCAAGGCCGGCCGACCTTAAGATCGTGCTAAAATCGATGCTGGAGGATGACTGGGGCACCGCGCACTACACACTGAACAAGATACGTAGCGCCAAAGGCCTGGCGTTGATCGACCTGATCGAGGGCATCGTAAAGATACTAGAGGAGTACGACCTGCAAAGCGAGGAGACAAGAGTGCAGTTGCTAACCAGGCTCGCCGACATCGAATACTCCATATCCAAGGGGGGCAACGACCAGATCCAGGGCAGCGCCGTCATCGGCGCCGTTAAAACCAGCTTCGAGCACGAAGCTGCCGAGGCTAAAGTATAA
- the MID1 gene encoding Mid1p produces MIVWQFLFVVYCLLAATIQAIFEDFNPFAHKNVSLEVPSVNGWRKNIMTTGQQTIFNSDNIYEWTPILSNLTAGKKDSFVFTIDAESSGYGFAPTYEVLMFISGNICDMPENITGAELMIYYSFNESVLDNPGIGQSAVFQNGYIQALAISPVQSSSSNATSTYSNLYVVTELVNATTKQPLSSSDTSGIWEYRLSISENDLVFQWDVRPWVEVLDTDMHSALLSTGNVTADAKVYHNYSIYDPSLYDLYVYSYEESTRLNENYNLSLCAVKNGPHLVSSQDTSNSTVTTNSTNPLESTDLIIQKKITEYGGSVSEMFYITGLNGSTTYTAYLTKKISNGDGLSNVGGVLFSQVYFTTKSTNACSLIFDLDFCSDVAYSVPTSSFSVENKTLMAQTYDHIAEALYSNFSKALQLVSCDADKDARYSPIMACEDCAEAYRDWVCAVSIPRCSTLYSKYFTHRDKTQNRNDYLNRYIKPLDDYYEILPCIDMCYTLVRNCPSDFGFACPNDKSTEDLLYESYNFYMDVDYATCNYIGNSSLMTIHPLKDT; encoded by the coding sequence ATGATTGTTTGGCAGTTTCTATTTGTAGTTTATTGCTTGTTGGCGGCAACCATTCAAGCAATATTCGAAGACTTCAACCCTTTCGCACATAAGAATGTTTCACTAGAAGTACCCAGTGTAAATGGGTGGCGCAAGAACATCATGACCACTGGTCAACAAACCATTTTCAATTCCGATAACATCTACGAATGGACCCCGATCCTCTCCAATTTAACTGCTGGCAAAAAGGACAGTTTCGTGTTCACCATCGATGCAGAATCCTCCGGTTACGGGTTCGCACCCACATACGAAGTACTGATGTTCATTAGTGGTAATATTTGCGACATGCCCGAAAATATTACGGGGGCTGAATTAATGATATACTATTCTTTCAATGAGTCTGTTTTGGACAACCCGGGTATTGGCCAGAGTgctgtttttcaaaatggttACATTCAAGCATTGGCCATTAGTCCAGTGCAATCGTCTAGCTCGAATGCCACCTCCACCTACTCAAACCTTTATGTGGTCACTGAGCTAGTGAATGCCACGACAAAACAACCGCTGTCCAGTTCTGACACATCAGGTATCTGGGAGTACAGATTGAGTATCTCTGAGAATGATTTAGTCTTCCAATGGGACGTAAGACCCTGGGTAGAGGTGTTAGACACAGATATGCACTCTGCGTTACTGTCCACAGGGAATGTTACCGCTGACGCAAAGGTTTACCATAACTACTCAATATATGATCCATCCTTATACGATCTATATGTTTACTCGTACGAAGAGTCGACTCGGCTAAATGAAAACTATAATCTATCTCTATGTGCTGTGAAAAATGGACCGCATTTGGTTTCATCTCAAGACACTTCAAACTCAACAGTTACAACAAACAGTACAAATCCACTGGAGAGTACCGATTTGAtcatccaaaaaaagattacAGAGTACGGTGGCAGCGTAAGTGAAATGTTTTACATTACCGGGTTAAACGGCTCAACAACATATACCGCTTACctaacaaagaaaatcagtAACGGTGATGGATTGTCAAATGTCGGTGGCGTGCTATTTTCACAAGTTTATTTCACCACCAAAAGTACTAATGCATGctctttaatttttgatttggatTTCTGTAGTGACGTTGCTTATTCTGTACCCACATCATCATTTTCGGTGGAGAATAAGACTCTCATGGCGCAAACTTATGATCACATTGCAGAGGCTTTATATTCAAATTTCAGCAAAGCTTTACAGTTGGTATCTTGCGACGCAGACAAAGATGCAAGATATTCGCCGATCATGGCTTGTGAAGATTGCGCTGAAGCATATCGTGATTGGGTATGTGCAGTGTCAATTCCAAGATGTAGCACGTTATATTCCAAGTACTTTACTCACAGAGATAAAACGCAAAATCGTAATGATTATCTGAATAGATACATCAAACCTTTAGATGATTATTATGAAATATTACCTTGTATTGATATGTGCTATACGTTAGTACGAAACTGCCCCAGTGATTTCGGGTTTGCCTGCCCTAATGATAAATCCACGGAAGATTTACTTTACGAAAGTTACAACTTCTACATGGACGTTGACTACGCAACATGCAACTACATAGGtaattcttcattaatgACGATTCATCCTTTGAAGGACACATAG